A window from Citrus sinensis cultivar Valencia sweet orange chromosome 5, DVS_A1.0, whole genome shotgun sequence encodes these proteins:
- the LOC102606855 gene encoding galactoside 2-alpha-L-fucosyltransferase-like isoform X1, whose amino-acid sequence MTRFPKIAVLSIALPVLFILVLICRDRGLNPFIGAEDDLSKLIREDEPTSEDEINGENQLSSDKLLGGLLAPNFTKRDCLSRYQSISYRKSSPYVPSLYLVSKLREYEKLHNRCGPDTESYKNSIKDMVSGQNDSSSECRYVVWIARAGLGNRILSIASAFLYALLTNRVLLIDEEPEMANLFCEPFPNATWLLPKDFPFMYRISRFKQNYAKSYGNMLKKNKINASTDLLPTHLYLYLCNDYDHHDKLFFCDQDQTILRNIPWLIMKSNLYFLPSLFLMSSFEEELDKLFPDKEMVFHHLGRYLFHPSNQVWKLITSYYKKYLADAEERVGIQIRIFHKNSSPFQQVMDQILSCTDKEKLLPQVDMEKSIVAPFGKGKSKAVLITSLIPSYYEKMKNMYLKHPTLNGEVVAVYQASHEVTQHTMKNVHNQKAWAEINLLSMMDVLVTSAGSTFGYVAQGLGGKRPWILYKTETQKIPDPVCGRAMSMEPCFHCPQVYDCKAKREVDTATIIPYLRHCDDLYWGTKLFNSSSQKP is encoded by the exons ATGACACGGTTTCCAAAAATTGCTGTCCTGTCAATAGCTTTGCCTGTCTTATTCATACTTGTTTTGATTTGCAGAGATAGAGGGTTGAATCCGTTCATTGGTGCTG AAGACGACTTATCTAAGCTTATCAGAGAGGATGAACCCACCAGTGAGGATGAAATCAATGGTGAGAATCAACTCAGCAGTGACAAACTTCTTGGTGGGCTTCTTGCACCAAACTTCACGAAAAGAGATTGCTTAAGCAGGTACCAATCCATCTCATATCGAAAATCTTCGCCGTATGTGCCTTCTTTGTACCTTGTTTCCAAGCTACGAGAATATGAAAAGCTTCATAATAGATGCGGACCTGACACAGAGTCATACAAGAACAGCATAAAAGACATGGTATCTGGTCAAAATGACAGTTCCTCCGAGTGTAGATACGTTGTTTGGATAGCCAGAGCCGGCCTGGGAAACAGAATATTGAGCATAGCATCAGCTTTTCTTTATGCTCTTCTTACAAACCGAGTTCTGCTCATTGATGAAGAACCTGAAATGGCCAATCTGTTCTGTGAGCCATTTCCAAATGCAACATGGTTGTTGCCAAAGGACTTTCCCTTCATGTATCGAATCTCCCGTTTCAAACAGAATTATGCAAAGAGTTACGGGAATATGCTTAAGAAGAATAAGATAAATGCTTCGACAGATCTGCTGCCAACACACCTTTATCTCTACCTGTGTAATGATTATGATCATCATGACAAGCTGTTTTTCTGTGATCAAGATCAAACTATTCTCAGGAACATACCGTGGTTGATAATGAAGTCAAATCTCTACTTTCTTCCATCTCTTTTCCTGATGTCATCTTTTGAGGAGGAGCTAGACAAGCTATTTCCTGACAAAGAAATGGTTTTCCATCACTTGGGAAGGTACCTTTTTCATCCCTCAAATCAAGTATGGAAGCTAATCACTAGCTACTACAAAAAATATCTGGCTGACGCTGAAGAGCGTGTTGGGATCCAAATAAggatatttcataaaaacAGTAGTCCTTTTCAACAAGTTATGGATCAAATTTTGTCCTGCACTGATAAGGAAAAACTGTTACCTCAAGTGGATATGGAAAAATCGATAGTTGCTCCATTTGGAAAAGGGAAATCGAAGGCTGTTCTTATAACATCTTTGATCCCTTCTTACTAcgagaaaatgaagaatatgTACCTGAAGCATCCAACTTTGAATGGTGAAGTGGTTGCTGTTTATCAGGCTAGTCATGAAGTGACACAACACACCATGAAAAACGTGCACAACCAGAAGGCATGGGCCGAAATCAATCTTCTAAGTATGATGGATGTTTTAGTCACAAGCGCAGGGTCAACATTCGGCTATGTGGCACAAGGTCTCGGAGGTAAAAGACCATGGATTCTGTACAAGACAGAAACACAGAAAATCCCAGATCCTGTTTGTGGGCGAGCCATGTCCATGGAGCCTTGTTTTCATTGTCCTCAAGTATATGACTGCAAGGCGAAACGTGAAGTAGATACCGCTACTATTATTCCATATTTGAGGCACTGTGACGATTTGTATTGGGGAACTAAGCTGTTCAATAGTTCTTCTCAGAAGCCGTAG
- the LOC102606855 gene encoding galactoside 2-alpha-L-fucosyltransferase-like isoform X2 — translation MTRFPKIAVLSIALPVLFILVLICRDRGLNPFIGADDLSKLIREDEPTSEDEINGENQLSSDKLLGGLLAPNFTKRDCLSRYQSISYRKSSPYVPSLYLVSKLREYEKLHNRCGPDTESYKNSIKDMVSGQNDSSSECRYVVWIARAGLGNRILSIASAFLYALLTNRVLLIDEEPEMANLFCEPFPNATWLLPKDFPFMYRISRFKQNYAKSYGNMLKKNKINASTDLLPTHLYLYLCNDYDHHDKLFFCDQDQTILRNIPWLIMKSNLYFLPSLFLMSSFEEELDKLFPDKEMVFHHLGRYLFHPSNQVWKLITSYYKKYLADAEERVGIQIRIFHKNSSPFQQVMDQILSCTDKEKLLPQVDMEKSIVAPFGKGKSKAVLITSLIPSYYEKMKNMYLKHPTLNGEVVAVYQASHEVTQHTMKNVHNQKAWAEINLLSMMDVLVTSAGSTFGYVAQGLGGKRPWILYKTETQKIPDPVCGRAMSMEPCFHCPQVYDCKAKREVDTATIIPYLRHCDDLYWGTKLFNSSSQKP, via the exons ATGACACGGTTTCCAAAAATTGCTGTCCTGTCAATAGCTTTGCCTGTCTTATTCATACTTGTTTTGATTTGCAGAGATAGAGGGTTGAATCCGTTCATTGGTGCTG ACGACTTATCTAAGCTTATCAGAGAGGATGAACCCACCAGTGAGGATGAAATCAATGGTGAGAATCAACTCAGCAGTGACAAACTTCTTGGTGGGCTTCTTGCACCAAACTTCACGAAAAGAGATTGCTTAAGCAGGTACCAATCCATCTCATATCGAAAATCTTCGCCGTATGTGCCTTCTTTGTACCTTGTTTCCAAGCTACGAGAATATGAAAAGCTTCATAATAGATGCGGACCTGACACAGAGTCATACAAGAACAGCATAAAAGACATGGTATCTGGTCAAAATGACAGTTCCTCCGAGTGTAGATACGTTGTTTGGATAGCCAGAGCCGGCCTGGGAAACAGAATATTGAGCATAGCATCAGCTTTTCTTTATGCTCTTCTTACAAACCGAGTTCTGCTCATTGATGAAGAACCTGAAATGGCCAATCTGTTCTGTGAGCCATTTCCAAATGCAACATGGTTGTTGCCAAAGGACTTTCCCTTCATGTATCGAATCTCCCGTTTCAAACAGAATTATGCAAAGAGTTACGGGAATATGCTTAAGAAGAATAAGATAAATGCTTCGACAGATCTGCTGCCAACACACCTTTATCTCTACCTGTGTAATGATTATGATCATCATGACAAGCTGTTTTTCTGTGATCAAGATCAAACTATTCTCAGGAACATACCGTGGTTGATAATGAAGTCAAATCTCTACTTTCTTCCATCTCTTTTCCTGATGTCATCTTTTGAGGAGGAGCTAGACAAGCTATTTCCTGACAAAGAAATGGTTTTCCATCACTTGGGAAGGTACCTTTTTCATCCCTCAAATCAAGTATGGAAGCTAATCACTAGCTACTACAAAAAATATCTGGCTGACGCTGAAGAGCGTGTTGGGATCCAAATAAggatatttcataaaaacAGTAGTCCTTTTCAACAAGTTATGGATCAAATTTTGTCCTGCACTGATAAGGAAAAACTGTTACCTCAAGTGGATATGGAAAAATCGATAGTTGCTCCATTTGGAAAAGGGAAATCGAAGGCTGTTCTTATAACATCTTTGATCCCTTCTTACTAcgagaaaatgaagaatatgTACCTGAAGCATCCAACTTTGAATGGTGAAGTGGTTGCTGTTTATCAGGCTAGTCATGAAGTGACACAACACACCATGAAAAACGTGCACAACCAGAAGGCATGGGCCGAAATCAATCTTCTAAGTATGATGGATGTTTTAGTCACAAGCGCAGGGTCAACATTCGGCTATGTGGCACAAGGTCTCGGAGGTAAAAGACCATGGATTCTGTACAAGACAGAAACACAGAAAATCCCAGATCCTGTTTGTGGGCGAGCCATGTCCATGGAGCCTTGTTTTCATTGTCCTCAAGTATATGACTGCAAGGCGAAACGTGAAGTAGATACCGCTACTATTATTCCATATTTGAGGCACTGTGACGATTTGTATTGGGGAACTAAGCTGTTCAATAGTTCTTCTCAGAAGCCGTAG